From the Gossypium hirsutum isolate 1008001.06 chromosome A02, Gossypium_hirsutum_v2.1, whole genome shotgun sequence genome, the window CACTCCCTATTGGTGTAAGACTCTATCTAAAGGCCTTCGTGGTTGGGTGATCTTCAGTCTCATATCTAAAGGCCCTAGGATTGGTATTCGTTTCTTTTGGATTGGGACAAGGTTGAGACTTTGTCACTCTTTTCCTATTTCTTTTTGTCTTTATTGTTTTTTGTTGGTGTTTTGTGGTCTCTTGTGTTAGGTCATTTGTGGCCTCTTTGGATAGGTCGGTGGTGCCTTCTTTCACTAATCCAAATCAGCATTAAGTGCGCATTGATTTCAATAAAACAATAGTTTTAAGTAGTAGAATGAGgccaaaaagaaataaagttttaaGTGCGAAATCAGCATTAAGCCtctttataatataaatttcagTACTAAGATTGTTGTATTGTGAATTCAATACTTGTACgtaattaatattgaatattcaaaatataattagaaaaaaaaaatacaagttccaACACCGAGTGAGTCAATAAATTGGCTACAAATGGTAATTGAAACCACCACAGAAACAGTAACGTCATTttattattccttttattttagTTTCCAAACTCTCCCACtctggaaaaaataaaagaagagaaaaaaagaagaggatgTAATGTAAAATCTAAGGGCACTTGAACTTGTTATGGGTCTTGATCTGTGAGTAGCAATGGCAGGAATCTCGGCTAGCTCTAGGACCATCAGGCACACAGTGATCGGGGCACCTGTGGCAGCAGGCTATGCATGTTTTATTGCACATCTTTGGCTTCCATGAAAGGTTGCACCGCTTTGCACACTTGTTCGGGCATGCGTCTGGAActgcatatatttatttattagctaaagaaaaaaaaagatggaaaaggcATAATATTTAATAACATCAACATTGATATTCTTACCCTGGGGGCCTGGGGCTTGTGCTGCAGAAAGTTGAGCCATCAGCATTCCCACCTCACACAGGAGCACAAGGCAAAGAAGTAATGAAAGTAATGGTGTGGAAGTCCTGCTGCTCGCCATTTTCTACTTTCTTAAGAGATAGAGATTATATCAGAATAAGAGAGGAGAGTGTTTGGTGGTTTATAAATTGATGAGGTGTTGGAAAAGCTGGTTTTATAGAGATGAGGAGATGGGGGCATTGGCATGAGCCGTAAAGTTGCCGAGAAAGTTCCTTCCTGCCAGCACATTTCTCGATGGTTTTCCTTTTGCAGTGAAGATATGAATCACTCTGCAAATAATACGGGTTTCCCATTAAATTACATGACAAACATCGCCCCCACATAATTAAATTACCAGTTcagatattttttttaaagtaaaatccATCTATATACtatatttatggttttaattGAGTTGTTATCATGTTATAGTGACACATGGTATGTATataattttcaataataaaaattaataaaatttttaattgtataatcattttaatttttgatttaatatataaaatacattttaaCTCTTAATACACATGTTTCTATAATTTCTAGAAAAATGCCTACATATGGTATGAttcaaacttaattttttttttgttcaaatgtAATTTGAACCCAAATTTTGCTTGAGAATATAAACACCTAGTTAATAAGCCACAACTTAGGGTTATCGAACTCAAAATGTTATaatctttaacattttaaataaagccatatttaattattatatcaaaattttaactttgttACATAATTTTTCACTCATATATAAGTGTgtcataatataatatactttgaatttttatattctctgtacatttaaaatttaatttttttacttgatacacttttcaatttaaaaattcaactctGATTATTAAGgatcatttaaataattttttttaaatttattaatataatattttaaaataaaaaatattcactttATAACTAAGTAACAAGAAAAACATTGTAAAAAGAGACTTTAATAACATTAATGATTGGTCCtgtatttttaaattgaaaagtatatgaaacaaatttgtaaaaaaaaaaaagactaatttttaaaatttaaatgtaagaagaatatttagagaatattttattttttctattctaCTTGGTTAAAACAAACGACccgtttaataaattattttttccacAGGGATGAGTGCACCGACATCAAAATTTTCTAttctgtattattattattattattattattattattattattattattattttctgtgtgaatttgcttattaaattagaatttgaacATAATATAAGGAATAGTTATGTTGTTATTATATTGTTTActtttttgttattgttatttttcataattatatttatttttaaaaaagaaaagttgaatgataaaaatcaaataaaacaaaattctaattgataaaaaatatagcGCTAACATAAACTGTtggctttttttattattatataaaaataaccttaaaatttttgaataattataaaaaaacacCGACTGTTTTATTGTGTACATAAATGATTTCATATGAATAGTGAAAGTTGGTGAAGTTAAAGAGATTGACGCCACCAACATGCCACATCAGCTAACATATATAAAGACCAGAGAAATgtcaatatttttcaataatttgggggttaaaaaataaataatggtgCTAGAGCCATAAGGAATGGTGCTACTATTTTAATATGTCAgcttttttagaattatttttttaatttaaaattaatattttatttaatggaATCATAGAAAATAGTGCCACTattgtcaaaattttttaaaatatgttattttttaatttaaaattaaaattaaaattttatttggtgaattaattttatttggcGTGATCAAATGACTATATATAACCCCAATGACAATTCACTTTAAGTTAAAGGactttgtttttaatcttattatgTTAAAGGATGAATGAGAGAGATGATGagtgttttttatgtttttgtgtttttgtttatttagaaaattttagaattattttctatggttccaccaaataaaatattagttttaaattaaaaaacttaaaaaaaaagctGACACATTAAAGTGGTGACGTCATTCACTATGGCTCCACcaccattatttattttttagcccTCAAATTATTGAgaaatatcaatatttttttagtatttatatatgtGGTGCCATTCTCTATTGCATCACTAgaaaaattaattcttttaatctTACTAGCTGAGATGGCATGTTGGTGGTGTTAATTTCTTTAGCTCTATCAACTTTCACTATTCATTTCAAGTAATTtacgtacataataaaaaaatgattatttttataattatttaaaaatttaagattatttttatgaaaaacctAAACTATTggaattatgtttttttattcattataaattgtaatatgttaataattgttcattgttctaaattttattttatactttttaaaaaaaaataaaagcactACTTTTCGAAggaaaataaaagtatttttttttatcttaaaataacTAATTCATTCATAAACATAATAACGATAGAAATCAGAGATATAATAGATAGTgcgaatttaaatatttaatttatttgaattttacaaatttaaaaaatatttgactaTATCTAAACAGGAGAATCGGGTTGATGCTTATTTGGTGTCGGTAGTTAGGCAAAGCGCACAATTAGTTTTGGGGAAATGGAAATACAAACGTCAACAAATCTAATGGAGGGcacctattttttattatttttgtcaatgtttattTTATCGTTGATGTTACAGATTTGAagttatacatataaaaaatctcgtatttaaaatttataataatttactaATAGTAGTTACAATAATAAATGTTAATAGCTGTAGttattttttataagttaaaatttattatatttttttattgcacaaataattttattataatttacacTTTTCAATGTCTTGATTTGACTTGTggagtttaaaatatttattttttaatattaatttatttattacatcaaaagttaaaattgaacgCGCTAAACAAGCAAGGACAGCCAGTTGTCTTTGTTGTGTTGTTTGATTTCTCCTGTTGACACCCTGTCACTCGTTTTACTTTTTGGTCTAATTTTAAACGTACcctttttatttatccatttgtgaaaatttagtccttaactcaaaATGAATGCCTTTATTTTCGATTTCTTCCGTTAACTCTATTGCTTAACCGTTACAAATTTGTAAATTTaactctctttttttattataaaaaatttaaaaaaaattatagaaaaattttaaaatatatatttaaaatttccctaagtcaacaaattaaaaaagaagatagaaacaaaaaaaaaaaaagtttactaTAAATCATTCTTTTGAGTCTTGAAACATGGTATATTCTAGAAGGAAAAATAATGTATGAAATAGTAAAGTCACaccatttgtattatttttttaatagtttaatattatataaatatttttatactaaaaaatattaaattcaaataaaaattttaaaatttaagataaaattagtgatataatattaaattattaaaaatacataatatctttcatacaatttttttttatcttaaaaatataaaatagagtTGTCTTTTGTTTGACTCCATCAGGTAAAACTGGATGAATTTTCATGGATTACGGCAAATATATCAATCATTGTTTGCATCAATATAACACACTTACTCTTATTAAAATTAATACATACCTAAAACTTATTATTGtcctcttaaaaaaaaaaaaaaggaatggtGACAATACCGTTTACAAACATTAGTGATGTTACATCCAATGCCTAGAGGCATCAACAATCATTTAAACTGCAAAGTCAACTATAATAAACCTAAGCTCTtgaaaataatttcaaacattcattCCCAAACCATAGAAACTTAAACTAGACTACAATATATTGGAAtactttcaaaatatttataataattgatGTGGTTTTAAAGAGTTACTTAGATATTTAATATTAGTACATTATAAATACAAAGTAAATTTAgagaattgaaatttaatttgtTCTATTCAATTTATAAATGAAACTTTTTAGaataaaagtatttttttctattttatgatatatatatatatatatatatttaatttgaaatatgaaattatttgtttatttacatcATGTTCTTAATAATTAACATTTGGATGTTATCGATAagacatattttaaatgtattaattactaaaaataaaagtttgTAGATGGTCATATAATATGAatagttttaaatgattttaaaaaataattataagctaAAAGACATTTTTTAGTATACATTATAAAGGTCAgattagaagtagttttaactagaaataaaataaatcatatgCAATATGTATGGTTAATTTTTCTAGTCAAGGTAGAATAGCGGAAAACATTAACTGATATCACAAAATCACTATTTTGGTATAAATTATTCAATGGAAATGTGAGCGTAATAATTATGTATTTGAAATTTAAGATCATATTGTGCATGTTTATGAAGGTGCacgtgatatatatataatttgggtATGGTCTATAGTCTTTTGGCTTTGTAATTTTGAGATacaatgaaatatgaaatatattttggAAGCCATAAATTAATGATCTCATGAGTATGAAAATAGAAATATGAAGCTATTTAACTCATTTCGGTGATGGGTTTAATTTTGATAATAgtctcagaaaaaaaaaaaactagtaatgTCAATGATGAAGGATGTATAATGAGTGTTATTATAGTCAAATGATAGGACGGATGATGTCGTCTAATATGAACATGTTATAAAAACATATGACATATCATTGGTTTGAAGAGAAAATGTGAAGTTATTTAAGTATGCatacaataaattttaaagtcatatattaattatgaaaagaatatataaaaataacaaatatgtgGTTTTATTTCACCAAAAGATTTGAGGCCTCTTTACAATAATTTACTTAGTGAAAAAACatgataataacaataaaataatcacTTTTTTAAGTATCGTTACTTGAGCCTTGAGATATTATTACCTCAAAACCAAATATCAATACTTAACCATTCCAAAACCTTAATTAGTTGTCGATTTGAAATGTACCAAAACCCAACTTGGGTACTCAAACCTCGCTACAACCTCTAAGTCACTCTAAACACAAGTCTTATACCTTTCTTCCAAGACACCTTAAATCAATTGCTCATCTTTCATAAGATGTAATTCAACTAGAAAGACACTCATTTAACAACATGGATCATAAGTTAAAAGATATCCAACAACTAAACTTAAACACATCAATCTAACCAACGTTATAGGTTCTCTTAAGCCAAAGCTCACCAAAACTATAAGAAGCATAAGAGCCTTAACTATAAGGCAATATACACACTCTTTACAAAGTTAGAAGTATTTAAGATATAATAGTTCTTTTTAGAAGCAAAGATACAATAGCTAAGTACATCAACTTGGGACAGTTAGTGCATAACCAAAAGTAGTATATACAAGAGGCTCGAGAGTGACTTTACAAGCAAAAGATCCATGGCCGCCTTCACCATCAATCTACAACCTATGTgaggaaaaacaaagttccaGGCAAATTGAATTACTTAGTGGTGCTCTAAACTAAAaattcaatttaccaaattaatatCTTTAGAAAGAGTATTTAGTCACATAGCCATTCTTATTATCAATTCACTCATTCTATTACATACAAATTTAGACTAAATTATTCCACTTGTCATTCATTAAGCCATCTTTCATAAGTACCA encodes:
- the LOC107951567 gene encoding snakin-2, translating into MASSRTSTPLLSLLLCLVLLCEVGMLMAQLSAAQAPGPQVPDACPNKCAKRCNLSWKPKMCNKTCIACCHRCPDHCVPDGPRASRDSCHCYSQIKTHNKFKCP